The Drosophila mauritiana strain mau12 chromosome 2R, ASM438214v1, whole genome shotgun sequence genome has a segment encoding these proteins:
- the LOC117138479 gene encoding tubulin--tyrosine ligase-like protein 12, producing the protein MDGISKYNEFVALHKPQLESSGVPLIFWPALFQKLTTETFDAGEALQLMLIDYDEDEEQNPAEDDDSPNPVFALGVAREQGIKASDPQAIYLIDHAWTFRLNGARQQLEQYPQLADRLSAITGVDLELEDRVDKILRRLWKYCHAYSIGSEGLSDEERQPIWYVMDEVGSAVNHSDDPNFRLVPLLYLNTQTTYSVLFPIRDCDVGEAVTRDVLEHVAKDAPQRAALLLPWRDADLTGESFLQVEPRADYFTSGHIPETYPKDDTDPLPARTRCDPLKVYAEYEVVRRHLTSSEFILVNNADEADVLWLTHHFKNFEDFADSSPGKFINQFPFEYVITIKDLLSIVGRRAAKEHHDSHTLETFPSWLPTTYNLSTELKEFAAYYQTRAAKGLDNHWIIKPWNLARGLDTHITDNIKQIVRLPATGPKIAQKYIERPVLFSRQEVEGSVKFDIRYVILLKSVKPLKAYIHRKFFLRFANHPFSLDHFDDYEKHYTVMNYQTEAQLHHVKCDDFLTLWQEQYPDNDWSALEQQICRMLLEVLQCASQADPPCGLAPCAQSRALYAADIMLRWKDDEEKVMEPQLLEINWTPDCKRACDYYPDFFNDIFRLLFLDEENDESFRVLTADN; encoded by the coding sequence ATGGACGGCATAAGCAAGTACAACGAGTTTGTGGCGCTGCACAAGCCGCAGCTGGAGTCCTCCGGTGTTCCGCTGATCTTTTGGCCGGCTCTGTTCCAAAAACTGACCACGGAAACCTTCGATGCCGGCGAAGCACTCCAGTTGATGCTGATCGACTacgatgaggatgaggagcaGAATCCGGCCGAGGACGACGACAGTCCCAATCCGGTGTTCGCACTGGGCGTTGCCCGGGAGCAGGGCATAAAGGCCAGTGATCCTCAGGCCATCTATTTGATCGATCACGCCTGGACGTTCCGGCTGAACGGTGCTCggcagcagctggagcagtATCCGCAACTGGCGGACCGACTTTCGGCCATCACTGGCGTTGACCTTGAGCTGGAGGATCGCGTCGATAAGATCCTGCGCCGCCTGTGGAAGTACTGCCACGCCTACTCCATCGGCAGCGAAGGCTTGTCGGACGAGGAGCGCCAGCCCATCTGGTATGTGATGGACGAAGTCGGCTCGGCGGTGAACCACTCAGACGATCCCAACTTTCGACTTGTCCCGCTGCTCTACCTGAACACCCAAACCACGTACAGTGTGCTCTTTCCGATTCGGGACTGCGATGTCGGAGAAGCGGTGACCCGCGATGTGCTGGAGCACGTGGCCAAGGATGCGCCCCAGCGGGCTGCCCTGCTTTTGCCCTGGCGCGATGCTGACCTCACGGGCGAAAGCTTCTTGCAGGTTGAACCCCGGGCAGACTACTTTACCAGCGGTCACATCCCTGAGACCTATCCCAAAGACGATACTGATCCACTGCCAGCTAGGACACGTTGCGATCCGCTGAAGGTGTATGCAGAGTACGAGGTGGTGCGCCGTCATCTAACTTCCTCCGAGTTCATCCTAGTTAACAATGCAGACGAGGCGGATGTCCTGTGGCTCACACACCACTTCAAGAATTTCGAGGATTTTGCCGATAGTTCGCCCGGCAAGTTCATCAATCAGTTTCCCTTCGAGTACGTGATCACTATTAAGGATCTCCTCAGCATTGTGGGCCGCCGGGCGGCCAAGGAGCACCATGATAGCCATACGCTGGAAACGTTTCCGTCATGGCTGCCCACCACCTATAATCTGTCCACCGAACTAAAGGAGTTCGCGGCCTACTACCAAACGAGAGCAGCCAAGGGCCTCGACAACCACTGGATTATCAAGCCCTGGAACCTGGCCCGCGGATTGGACACACACATCACGGACAACATCAAGCAGATCGTACGTCTACCGGCCACTGGTCCGAAGATAGCGCAGAAGTACATCGAGCGACCAGTTCTCTTTAGTCGGCAGGAGGTGGAAGGAAGCGTAAAGTTCGATATTCGCTATGTAATCCTTTTGAAGAGCGTCAAACCCCTGAAGGCATATATTCACCGGAAGTTCTTCCTGCGTTTCGCAAACCATCCTTTCTCGCTGGATCACTTCGATGACTACGAGAAACACTACACGGTGATGAACTACCAGACGGAGGCGCAGCTGCATCACGTTAAGTGCGACGACTTCCTGACCCTCTGGCAGGAACAGTATCCGGATAACGATTGGTCGGCTCTGGAGCAGCAGATCTGTAGAATGCTGCTCGAGGTGCTTCAGTGCGCCAGTCAAGCAGATCCACCCTGCGGCCTGGCTCCTTGTGCCCAATCACGAGCTCTTTACGCAGCTGACATCATGCTGCGGTGGAAGGACGACGAGGAGAAGGTGATGGAGCCCCAGTTGCTTGAAATCAATTGGACTCCGGACTGCAAACGCGCCTGCGACTACTATCCCGACTTCTTCAACGACATCTTCCGTCTGCTCTTCCTAGACGAAGAAAACGACGAGAGCTTCCGTGTACTGACGGCGGACAATTGA
- the LOC117138480 gene encoding activin receptor type-1: protein MESNIFLGFLLMFLLYNNARAEISDHLREDIPDLDMEPSSASSAHLNGKELPAVPQNSVQTHPRYKCYSCEPPCRDPYEFTHTCQNAIQCWKSRTRDADGQVQESRGCSTSPDQLPMICSQNSLKINGPSKRNTGKFVNVVCCAGDYCNEGDFPELLPFDNNDVTVITADTSSISKMLVAVLGPFLVIAMLGAVTIFFIRRSHRKRLAATRTKQDPEAYLVNDELLRATSAGDSTLREYLQHSVTSGSGSGLPLLVQRTLAKQVTLIECIGRGKYGEVWRGHWHGESIAVKIFFSRDEESWKRETEIYSTILLRHENILGFIGSDMTSRNSCTQLWLMTHYYPLGSLFDHLNRNALSHNDMVWICLSIANGLVHLHTEIFGKQGKPAMAHRDLKSKNILVTSNGSCVIADFGLAVTHSHVTGQLDLGNNPKVGTKRYMAPEVLDESIDLECFEALRRTDIYAFGLVLWEVCRRTISCGIAEEYKVPFYDVVPMDPSFEDMRKVVCIDNYRPSIPNRWSSDSLMAGMSKLMKECWHQNPNVRLPALRIKKTIHKLASADEKIRLDFDEVCV, encoded by the exons ATGGAGTCCAATATATTTTTAGGATTTCTATTGATGTTTCTGCTGTACAATAATGCCAGAG CCGAAATCAGCGATCATCTGCGCGAGGACATTCCGGATTTAGACATGGAGCCCTCCTCGGCCTCATCCGCCCATCTCAATGGCAAGGAGCTACCGGCCGTGCCACAGAACTCGGTGCAGACGCATCCTAG ATACAAATGCTACTCCTGCGAGCCGCCCTGTCGGGATCCCTATGAGTTTACCCACACCTGCCAGAATGCGATTCAG TGCTGGAAGTCGCGCACCCGCGATGCCGATGGTCAGGTGCAGGAGTCACGCGGTTGCAGCACCTCTCCGGATCAACTGCCCATGATCTGCAGCCAGAACTCGTTGAAGATCAACGGGCCCAGTAAACGCAATACGGGGAAGTTCGTCAATGTGGTCTGCTGTGCCGGCGATTACTGCAATGAGGGAGACTTTCCGGAACTGCTGCCCTTCGACAATAATGATGTGACGGTGATAACCGCGGATACCAGTAGCATAAGCAAGATGCTCGTCGCCGTTCTGGGTCCTTTTCTGGTGATCGCTATGCTGGGCGCGGTGACAATCTTCTTCATTCGTCGTAGCCATCGCAAGCGTCTGGCTGCCACGCGAACCAAACAGGACCCGGAGGCGTATCTGGTCAATGATGAGCTGCTCCGCGCCACCAGCGCCGGCGACAGTACGCTGAGGGAGTATCTGCAGCACTCGGTGACCTCCGGCTCGGGAAGCGgattgccgctgctggtgcaGCGTACGCTAGCCAAACAGGTCACCCTAATTGAGTGCATAGGACGAGGCAAATACGGCGAGGTTTGGCGCGGTCACTGGCATGGCGAAAGCATCGCCGTCAAGATATTCTTCAGTCGCGACGAGGAGTCCTGGAAGCGGGAGACAGAGATCTACAG CACCATATTGCTACGACATGAAAATATTCTCGGATTCATCGGCTCCGACATGACGTCGCGCAACTCGTGCACCCAACTTTGGCTGATGACGCACTACTATCCACTGGGCTCGCTCTTTGATCACCTAAACCGTAACGCCCTAAGCCACAACGATATGGTATGGATTTGCCTGTCCATAGCTAATGGGCTGGTGCACTTGCACACAGAGATATTCGGCAAGCAAGGCAAGCCAGCTATGGCCCACCGCGATTTGAAGTCCAAGAATATACTGGTCACCTCGAACGGCTCCTGCGTGATAGCCGATTTCGGACTGGCCGTTACCCATTCGCACGTCACGGGACAACTGGACCTGGGCAACAACCCCAAAGTGGGCACCAAGCGCTACATGGCCCCAGAGGTTCTGGATGAAAG CATTGATTTAGAATGCTTCGAAGCACTGCGCCGCACAGATATTTATGCATTTGGACTTGTCCTCTGGGAGGTTTGCCGCCGCACCATTTCTTGCGGCATAGCAGAGGAGTACAAGGTGCCCTTCTACGATGTGGTGCCAATGGATCCCAGCTTCGAGGATATGCGCAAGGTGGTCTGCATCGACAACTACAGGCCCTCCATTCCCAATCGCTGGAGCTCGGATTCG tTAATGGCTGGCATGTCCAAGCTCATGAAGGAGTGCTGGCACCAAAACCCCAACGTGCGCTTGCCAGCGCTGCGCATCAAAAAGACTATACATAAGCTGGCTTCCGCTGACGAGAAGATACGCCTGGACTTCGACGAGGTCTGCGTTTAG
- the LOC117138678 gene encoding protein kintoun isoform X2: MSASRSRNKQSKLCDDERLDISKDEFNRFQEAFGQEEFRKLFFDYVDEIQDPENRKIYEAEITQLEKERGVEVRFIHPKPGFVIKTALDGELKCFINIASSEEIERPKNEVATDPSSGSRGLSWSIPMAQTTSRDDFDAKNNHCKVFDVVFHPDALHLAMRNKQFRQCLIDTALDAVEREYKVSLDRANLKFPKLDYKGIPRPTVIRKMSDNPTAEEQEPHPLAHMFPTKPPAPGKPEPRVLPMKTKPTPVPEFTVPRYTIKHSHDVDLSEYTDELDAKLHVTVPRSLVVEIELPLLRSTAECQLDVTSKSVYLFSERQGAKYRLKLDLPFIVDDKEGRARFDTDMRRLSITLPVVRKSIQEQAQMHETLRHFSREDSGVELHSNSESPVEEDPDGELSDSKADISETSSPTVVRKANSPFLKSSVHYQLPSKFDCNVLDNVMAFVLHVPNVQPDSIEQLREQRSLHLKFATIGSGYYPTHYAFYVELSADHEDSAIESAEAEAWDNNVVLKLCLNSQSETPAGYLAGLDATELKEYPVNGQYHVKSKGKVSAKKENAPLDVQFERNQEGHALKITIRPGTKEEEEEEDKENQDQKPESDQQQQQQVQNKKSGKKQRKRNKKERSLSESACADMIIQEPLSKSNELQPRATFKLPPQRKQRSYSESNDSIGRSHRGILKRFSRYGPRPSMSDSCSSIDDSSSYSCSVDASGASLFSQSFGGIPEEDRSDAGLSESCKKTVRFNDHIMKQVFRLDSSILGQRKKNQKRRDLKLRAQQRRLSEGDSVDYEETRGSALKKENPSRNCTDSGLDLTGAAGAHSNNNESDAKNAMMFEMDD, translated from the exons ATGTCCGCATCCAGATCGCGTAATAAACAATCCAAACTTTGTGACGATGAGCGGCTCGACATAAGCAAGGACGAGTTCAACCGATTCCAGGAGGCCTTTGGCCAGGAGGAGTTCCGCAAGCTCTTCTTCGACTACGTGGACGAGATCCAGGACCCTGAGAACCGCAAGATCTACGAGGCGGAGATCACGCAGCTGGAGAAGGAGCGTGGCGTAGAAGTGAGGTTCATTCACCCGAAGCCGGGATTCGTGATCAAGACCGCTCTAGATGGCGAGCTCAAGTGCTTCATTAACATCGCTAGCTCTGAGGAGATCGAGAGGCCCAAAAACGAGGTGGCCACAGATCCGTCGAGTGGCAGCCGTGGCCTGAGCTGGTCCATTCCGATGGCCCAGACCACGTCGCGCGATGACTTCGATGCGAAAAACAACCACTGCAAGGTGTTCGACGTCGTCTTCCATCCCGACGCCCTTCACCTGGCCATGCGGAACAAGCAGTTCCGCCAATGCCTCATCGATACGGCACTGGACGCAGTCGAGCGCGAGTACAAGGTCTCGCTGGATCGCGCCAACCTCAAGTTCCCCAAGCTGGACTACAAGGGTATCCCCCGTCCCACTGTGATACGCAAGATGTCAGATAATCCCACGGCCGAGGAGCAGGAGCCACATCCGCTGGCGCACATGTTCCCCACAAAGCCACCCGCTCCGGGGAAACCAGAGCCCCGCGTACTGCCCATGAAAACGAAGCCCACTCCGGTGCCGGAGTTCACGGTGCCCAGGTATACGATCAAGCACAGCCACGACGTGGACTTGTCCGAGTACACGGACGAGCTGGATGCCAAGCTGCACGTGACCGTTCCTCGCTCTCTTGTCGTGGAGATCGAGCTTCCCCTGCTCCGTTCGACAGCCGAGTGCCAACTGGACGTCACCTCCAAGTCCGTATACCTGTTCAGCGAGCGCCAGGGCGCCAAGTACCGCCTGAAGCTGGACCTGCCCTTCATCGTGGACGACAAGGAGGGCCGGGCCCGCTTCGACACTGATATGCGTCGTTTGAGCATCACGTTACCTGTGGTCCGGAAGAGCATCCAGGAGCAAGCCCAGATGCACGAAACCTTGCGCCACTTCAGTCGCGAGGACAGCGGCGTGGAGCTGCACTCCAATAGCGAATCGCCTGTGGAGGAAGATCCTGATGGCGAACTCAGCGATTCCAAGGCGGATATCTCCGAGACTT CCTCGCCGACTGTCGTGCGCAAGGCCAACAGCCCGTTCCTGAAGAGCTCCGTGCACTACCAACTGCCCAGCAAGTTCGACTGCAACGTGCTGGACAATGTGATGGCCTTTGTGCTGCACGTGCCCAACGTTCAACCGGACTCCATTGAGCAGTTGAGGGAGCAGCGGAGCCTGCACCTCAAGTTCGCCACCATCGGCAGTGGCTACTATCCCACCCACTACGCCTTCTACGTGGAACTGTCGGCGGATCATGAGGATTCCGCCATCGAGAGTGCTGAGGCAGAGGCCTGGGACAACAATGTGGTGCTTAAGCTGTGTCTGAATTCGCAGAGCGAGACTCCGGCTGGCTATCTGGCCGGTCTAGATGCCACGGAGCTCAAAGAGTACCCAGTTAATGGGCAGTACCATGTGAAGAGCAAGGGAAAGGTTAGCGCAAAGAAGGAGAATGCTCCGCTCGATGTCCAATTCGAGCGCAACCAGGAGGGCCATGCCCTGAAGATTACCATTCGCCCCGGCAcaaaggaggaggaggaggaagaagaTAAGGAGAACCAGGACCAAAAGCCAGAAAGcgaccaacagcagcagcaacaggtgcAGAACAAGAAGTCCGGCAAGAAGCAACGGAAGAGGAACAAGAAGGAGCGCTCCCTATCCGAATCTGCCTGCGCAGATATGATCATCCAGGAGCCACTGTCTAAAAGTAATGAGCTTCAGCCGAGGGCCACGTTTAAGTTGCCGCCGCAGCGCAAGCAACGCAGCTACTCGGAGAGCAACGATAGCATCGGCCGCTCTCATCGCGGCATCCTCAAGCGTTTCAGCCGCTACGGGCCCCGACCCTCGATGTCGGACAGCTGCTCGTCCATTGACGATTCCTCCTCGTACTCGTGCTCCGTGGACGCATCCGGAGCCTCGCTGTTCTCTCAATCATTCGGCGGCATTCCCGAGGAGGATCGTTCGGATGCCGGGCTCTCGGAGAGCTGCAAGAAGACTGTTAGATTTAACGATCACATCATGAAGCAAGTGTTCCG ACTTGACTCCAGCATCCTGGGTCAGCGCAAGAAGAACCAGAAGCGACGCGATCTCAAGCTGCGGGCTCAGCAGCGTCGCCTCAGCGAGGGCGATTCCGTCGACTACGAGGAAACCCGGGGCTCTGCCCTCAAG AAAGAAAATCCATCAAGGAACTGCACCGATAGCGGACTGGATCTCACTGGAGCAGCAGGTGcccacagcaacaacaatgaatCGGATGCTAAGAACGCCATGATGTTTGAAATGGATGATTAG
- the LOC117138678 gene encoding protein kintoun isoform X1, producing the protein MSASRSRNKQSKLCDDERLDISKDEFNRFQEAFGQEEFRKLFFDYVDEIQDPENRKIYEAEITQLEKERGVEVRFIHPKPGFVIKTALDGELKCFINIASSEEIERPKNEVATDPSSGSRGLSWSIPMAQTTSRDDFDAKNNHCKVFDVVFHPDALHLAMRNKQFRQCLIDTALDAVEREYKVSLDRANLKFPKLDYKGIPRPTVIRKMSDNPTAEEQEPHPLAHMFPTKPPAPGKPEPRVLPMKTKPTPVPEFTVPRYTIKHSHDVDLSEYTDELDAKLHVTVPRSLVVEIELPLLRSTAECQLDVTSKSVYLFSERQGAKYRLKLDLPFIVDDKEGRARFDTDMRRLSITLPVVRKSIQEQAQMHETLRHFSREDSGVELHSNSESPVEEDPDGELSDSKADISETSSPTVVRKANSPFLKSSVHYQLPSKFDCNVLDNVMAFVLHVPNVQPDSIEQLREQRSLHLKFATIGSGYYPTHYAFYVELSADHEDSAIESAEAEAWDNNVVLKLCLNSQSETPAGYLAGLDATELKEYPVNGQYHVKSKGKVSAKKENAPLDVQFERNQEGHALKITIRPGTKEEEEEEDKENQDQKPESDQQQQQQVQNKKSGKKQRKRNKKERSLSESACADMIIQEPLSKSNELQPRATFKLPPQRKQRSYSESNDSIGRSHRGILKRFSRYGPRPSMSDSCSSIDDSSSYSCSVDASGASLFSQSFGGIPEEDRSDAGLSESCKKTVRFNDHIMKQVFRLDSSILGQRKKNQKRRDLKLRAQQRRLSEGDSVDYEETRGSALKQKENPSRNCTDSGLDLTGAAGAHSNNNESDAKNAMMFEMDD; encoded by the exons ATGTCCGCATCCAGATCGCGTAATAAACAATCCAAACTTTGTGACGATGAGCGGCTCGACATAAGCAAGGACGAGTTCAACCGATTCCAGGAGGCCTTTGGCCAGGAGGAGTTCCGCAAGCTCTTCTTCGACTACGTGGACGAGATCCAGGACCCTGAGAACCGCAAGATCTACGAGGCGGAGATCACGCAGCTGGAGAAGGAGCGTGGCGTAGAAGTGAGGTTCATTCACCCGAAGCCGGGATTCGTGATCAAGACCGCTCTAGATGGCGAGCTCAAGTGCTTCATTAACATCGCTAGCTCTGAGGAGATCGAGAGGCCCAAAAACGAGGTGGCCACAGATCCGTCGAGTGGCAGCCGTGGCCTGAGCTGGTCCATTCCGATGGCCCAGACCACGTCGCGCGATGACTTCGATGCGAAAAACAACCACTGCAAGGTGTTCGACGTCGTCTTCCATCCCGACGCCCTTCACCTGGCCATGCGGAACAAGCAGTTCCGCCAATGCCTCATCGATACGGCACTGGACGCAGTCGAGCGCGAGTACAAGGTCTCGCTGGATCGCGCCAACCTCAAGTTCCCCAAGCTGGACTACAAGGGTATCCCCCGTCCCACTGTGATACGCAAGATGTCAGATAATCCCACGGCCGAGGAGCAGGAGCCACATCCGCTGGCGCACATGTTCCCCACAAAGCCACCCGCTCCGGGGAAACCAGAGCCCCGCGTACTGCCCATGAAAACGAAGCCCACTCCGGTGCCGGAGTTCACGGTGCCCAGGTATACGATCAAGCACAGCCACGACGTGGACTTGTCCGAGTACACGGACGAGCTGGATGCCAAGCTGCACGTGACCGTTCCTCGCTCTCTTGTCGTGGAGATCGAGCTTCCCCTGCTCCGTTCGACAGCCGAGTGCCAACTGGACGTCACCTCCAAGTCCGTATACCTGTTCAGCGAGCGCCAGGGCGCCAAGTACCGCCTGAAGCTGGACCTGCCCTTCATCGTGGACGACAAGGAGGGCCGGGCCCGCTTCGACACTGATATGCGTCGTTTGAGCATCACGTTACCTGTGGTCCGGAAGAGCATCCAGGAGCAAGCCCAGATGCACGAAACCTTGCGCCACTTCAGTCGCGAGGACAGCGGCGTGGAGCTGCACTCCAATAGCGAATCGCCTGTGGAGGAAGATCCTGATGGCGAACTCAGCGATTCCAAGGCGGATATCTCCGAGACTT CCTCGCCGACTGTCGTGCGCAAGGCCAACAGCCCGTTCCTGAAGAGCTCCGTGCACTACCAACTGCCCAGCAAGTTCGACTGCAACGTGCTGGACAATGTGATGGCCTTTGTGCTGCACGTGCCCAACGTTCAACCGGACTCCATTGAGCAGTTGAGGGAGCAGCGGAGCCTGCACCTCAAGTTCGCCACCATCGGCAGTGGCTACTATCCCACCCACTACGCCTTCTACGTGGAACTGTCGGCGGATCATGAGGATTCCGCCATCGAGAGTGCTGAGGCAGAGGCCTGGGACAACAATGTGGTGCTTAAGCTGTGTCTGAATTCGCAGAGCGAGACTCCGGCTGGCTATCTGGCCGGTCTAGATGCCACGGAGCTCAAAGAGTACCCAGTTAATGGGCAGTACCATGTGAAGAGCAAGGGAAAGGTTAGCGCAAAGAAGGAGAATGCTCCGCTCGATGTCCAATTCGAGCGCAACCAGGAGGGCCATGCCCTGAAGATTACCATTCGCCCCGGCAcaaaggaggaggaggaggaagaagaTAAGGAGAACCAGGACCAAAAGCCAGAAAGcgaccaacagcagcagcaacaggtgcAGAACAAGAAGTCCGGCAAGAAGCAACGGAAGAGGAACAAGAAGGAGCGCTCCCTATCCGAATCTGCCTGCGCAGATATGATCATCCAGGAGCCACTGTCTAAAAGTAATGAGCTTCAGCCGAGGGCCACGTTTAAGTTGCCGCCGCAGCGCAAGCAACGCAGCTACTCGGAGAGCAACGATAGCATCGGCCGCTCTCATCGCGGCATCCTCAAGCGTTTCAGCCGCTACGGGCCCCGACCCTCGATGTCGGACAGCTGCTCGTCCATTGACGATTCCTCCTCGTACTCGTGCTCCGTGGACGCATCCGGAGCCTCGCTGTTCTCTCAATCATTCGGCGGCATTCCCGAGGAGGATCGTTCGGATGCCGGGCTCTCGGAGAGCTGCAAGAAGACTGTTAGATTTAACGATCACATCATGAAGCAAGTGTTCCG ACTTGACTCCAGCATCCTGGGTCAGCGCAAGAAGAACCAGAAGCGACGCGATCTCAAGCTGCGGGCTCAGCAGCGTCGCCTCAGCGAGGGCGATTCCGTCGACTACGAGGAAACCCGGGGCTCTGCCCTCAAG CAGAAAGAAAATCCATCAAGGAACTGCACCGATAGCGGACTGGATCTCACTGGAGCAGCAGGTGcccacagcaacaacaatgaatCGGATGCTAAGAACGCCATGATGTTTGAAATGGATGATTAG